The segment GTTTGTGCAGGCGCATGGTCGCGATCTCACCCGTGCGGGCCAGGATGGCGGCGGCCAGGTCGAAAATGGTGGCGTCGGGTCGGGATTGAGTATTTTCCATTCCGGTCATGTGTGCGGCCATTGCCGGCTGGCTCCCCGGTGAGGACCGGCCAGAGGTCTACGCATGTTCCTGCATGACAGCACCATTGGAGGAAGTCCGTGTTCTACCCCGTACTGACCGTCGTCGTGGGCTCCATCGTGGCGATCATCTCAGCCATCTCCTTGTTCATCTGCGCCCGCGCGGGCGGGATCTTCCTCAACCAGGCTCGCTTCCTTGCCTGCGGCATCCTGTTGATCCTGCATTTTCCCCTCACCAATTTTCTGGACGGCCTGATTCTGTCCTGGTTGGAGAAGCTCGGCACCATTGACGGCAGCTCCACTGCCTCATATTGGGCCGCTACAGCCGTCGTCGTGGCCGTTCAGCTGATCATCCTGCCCACGAGCCGGGAACTGTACGCAACCTACATGGCAGACCGGCTCACCCACCGCGACCGCGTCTGACCCGAGGCCCGGTTACAACCGCAGGGGTGAAGAACGCCTTGATGAGCGAAACCGGTCATCCCGCACACATAGTGTGAGGTGACCCGGCGCGGCCTTCGTGGCTCCCGGTCCACCGCGCCCAGACCACCGTCGGATTTGCCCGTCGGTGGTCTTTCACTGCCCAGACCCGACTCCCCCCGTCAGCGAGGAGGTCCGGTCCGCCACGATAGAGGAATTTCATGAGCAAGTCAGCGCGCCGCCTGAGCGCCGCCGTCACCGCGGGGGCCGCGATGTCGGCCGTCGTCCTGTCCACCCTGATCAGCGGAACCTCCGCGTACGCCGCACCCCCGGCGGAGTACCCTGCACCCATGCAGGTCTCCGCGTCGGGTACCTACACTGTCCGTCCCGGGGACACGTTGAGCGGGATTGCCGCACGGCACGGCATCAGCCTCGCCGCCATCTTCGCGGCCAATCACATGAACATGCGCACGATCATCTACCCCGGCCAGATCATCAAGGTCGGCCCCGCAGCACAAGCTCCCGCCCCCGCACCCGTTCCTGCTGCTCCCGTTGCTCCAGCGTCCAGTGTGGTCGTGAAGGCAGGAGACACCCTCAGCGCCATCGCGGCCCGCAACAGAGTGAGCCTCGCCTCGATCCTCGCGGCCAACAACCTGCAGATGCGCTCGATCATCTACCCGGGCCAGAAGATCCTTCTGGCGCCCTCAGCACCCGCTGCGAAACCGGCACCGACAGCCCAGGCCACTGTTGCACCAACCATCACCCCGGCAGCCACCACCCACATCGTGAAGGCGGGCGACACACTTTCCCGGATCGCCGCCAGCTACGGCGTCAGCGTCTCCTCAGTGCTCTCCGCCAACGGCATGACGCTCAAAACGATCATCTACCCGGGTCAAAGGATCAAGATCGGCACTGCATCGTCGGTCAGTCCGGCTGCTCCTGTCACCGCGCCGACGGCCTCTTCGCGCGGACCGGCCTCCATCGCGAACCCATCCTCGGCCCAGCTGAAAACCATGGTCGCCGATACCGCCCGCCGCATGGGAGTGGACCCGTCCCTGGCCCTGGCGTTCGCCATGCAGGAGTCCAGCTTCCGCCAGAACGTCATTTCCCCTGCCGGGGCGATCGGAACCATGCAGGTCATGCCGAGCTCCGGGGAGTGGGCCTCCCAGCTCGTGGGCCGGCCCCTGGACCTCCACAATGCCCAGGACAACATCACCGCCGGCGTGGCAATCATCGCCTCGCTCGTGCACACCAGCCCGAGCACCGCGATCGCCATCGCCTCCTACTACCAGGGCCAGTACTCAGTCCTGCACAGGGGCATGTACGAGGACACAAAGGCATACGTCTCTTCGGTCCTGAACCACCAGAAGAGCTTCCGCTGACTCCAAGGCCGCGGGAGCGTCCCGTGGCCGGAAAACAGCGATGGCACCCTCATTGCGCAGAGGGTGCCATCGTTGAGCGGATAGGGTCAGCCCCAGGAGCCGGTGTACATCCTGGTGGAATTGATGATTCCCACGATCAGCTTTGAACCGTCAGCGGAGGACGCAAGGCCCTGCCAATCACCGGTGCCCAGGGAATCCTGGGAAACCCAGGTCGCCCCGGCATCCTTGGAGACGTAGACCAGGCCGTTCTGCTTTGCGACGGCAAGCTTCGTCCCGTCAGCCGATGAGGTGACCATGTCCCAGCTGCCGGTTCCCAGCGCCGACTGCGGGGTCCAGGTGACTCCGGAGTCGGTGGAAAGGTAGATGTTGCCATTGCTGAAGTCAGCCGCGATCAGCTTGGTTCCGTCGGCGGAGGAAGCTACGGACTGCCAGTTGTGGGATGTGAAGGTCGGGTCATGCCTGTTTACCCAGGTCAACCCGCCGTCGGTGGAGGTGAAGAGGTTGTATCCGAACTGCGCAGCAACGAGCTTCATACCGTCGGATGAGGAGGCCACTGACGTCCAATAGCCCACAGGCCAGCTCCCCTTTTGGGCCCAAGTTGCACCAGAGTCGGCTGAGACCCAGAGATGGCCCCCATACCCGGAGTCCGCGGCAACAACCCTCGTGCCATCATCCGACATGGCAATGCTGGCCCACTGCTGAGTCGTGGTTCCCGGGATGACCGTCCAGGTAGCTCCGGCGTCCGTCGACTTGTACAAACCGACCGGTGCCATGGTTGATCCCGCGTAGAAGGTCTGACCGTCCTTGGAGACAGCCAGCCCTGCCCATGAGGTGGACGGAGCGGAGGTGATCTGGGTCCAAGTCAGGCCGGAGTCAGTTGATTTGTACAAGTATCCGGTGCCGTCGCTCTTTCCGAGGATGACGGAACCATCAGCTGACATGGCGGATGGTCCGCCGCCCATGCCGGGGATTCCGGTCCGCTGCGTCCACGACAGGGTGTTAAAGCTTGCCGCCGGGGCCACCCCGGAGAGCGAGTCGGCCATCGACTGGGCGACGGCAGGGGTAAGGCAGCCGGTCGTCATGCCGGGAGTGTACAGAGTCGGTTCGCTGACCTGATCCGAGATGTAGAACATGGCACCGGAACCGGACCTGCTCAGGACCAAGAAGCAACCCTTGGCGGCGTCAACACCGGCGGCGTAATGGAGGTTCGGTACAACCGATGAGGCCCGCTCAAACCCGCCGTCGCCCGGTGTGGCGCCTGCAGCAGAGGCCGCGGGCTGGCTCAGATACCCGGCCGCTATCAGATCGGTGGTGTCCATGTACCGGCCGTCCTTGGTCTTGGCGACTCCTTCCGCGGTTCGTGCTGCTGCAGCATCCTGCTTCGCGGCGTTGTCCTGGGCGAACGGAATGACTCCGAAGATCGACGCCAGTACCCCCGCGGTGAGAATGCCGACGACGACCACTCCTACCAGGATCGAAGGCAGGTCGAAGGCGCCTGCAACGCCTCGAAGTGAGGCCTTGATGTTGTAAATGAGGTTTTGAATGTGCCGGCCGCTACTTGGTGTAGCCGGGATTTTTCTCGGGCGCATGACACTCCATTTGTTTTCAGGAGGCCGCGGAACCGAAGACCTCAATGAATAGAAGTGCAGCCGCGCGCAATAAGCGGTGACGATCATCGATATTTTTCTGAGCGAAAATCGCAAGGGCCGGTGAGCGGGATGGAATTCTCCGCACACATGAGGGCAATGACATCAACGCTGGGTACGGACCAACTGTTTACCGATCGCATCGTGGACCACCCCGACCGAGAGGATCGCAACTGTGTCGGCACTGAGAATGGACTGCAGCTGCCCTACCTCGACCTTGACGATCCGGATTTCACCTGGCCGTCCCAACCCCCGGTCAGCCTTCCCTTGCGAGCAACCGCGAACCGAACAGGTGAGGCAGCTACCGAGCTCAAGCGAAACCGCGGCGCTCTACGCGGACAGGTCAACGACGTCGAGCACTTTCCGACCCGACGTTCACTCCGGGCCGCGCAGGCCCTTGAAACGCGCGCCGTCACCACTGGATCCCAGGCCATTGCTCCCACCACGGTGATCGTTGCTTCCCATGTCGCCGAATCATACGTGGACCTGGCATCCGACCGACCTCGTCCCGACGTTCTGGTCGATGACGCGATGGATCGCGAGGCCTTGGCTGAGGATCTTGAAGCGGCGCTGCTCGCCGCACTGGAAGAAGCGCCGGAGCTCGAAGAGCCCATCGTACGTAAGCAGCGCAT is part of the Arthrobacter methylotrophus genome and harbors:
- a CDS encoding LysM peptidoglycan-binding domain-containing protein — its product is MSKSARRLSAAVTAGAAMSAVVLSTLISGTSAYAAPPAEYPAPMQVSASGTYTVRPGDTLSGIAARHGISLAAIFAANHMNMRTIIYPGQIIKVGPAAQAPAPAPVPAAPVAPASSVVVKAGDTLSAIAARNRVSLASILAANNLQMRSIIYPGQKILLAPSAPAAKPAPTAQATVAPTITPAATTHIVKAGDTLSRIAASYGVSVSSVLSANGMTLKTIIYPGQRIKIGTASSVSPAAPVTAPTASSRGPASIANPSSAQLKTMVADTARRMGVDPSLALAFAMQESSFRQNVISPAGAIGTMQVMPSSGEWASQLVGRPLDLHNAQDNITAGVAIIASLVHTSPSTAIAIASYYQGQYSVLHRGMYEDTKAYVSSVLNHQKSFR
- a CDS encoding sialidase family protein, yielding MRPRKIPATPSSGRHIQNLIYNIKASLRGVAGAFDLPSILVGVVVVGILTAGVLASIFGVIPFAQDNAAKQDAAAARTAEGVAKTKDGRYMDTTDLIAAGYLSQPAASAAGATPGDGGFERASSVVPNLHYAAGVDAAKGCFLVLSRSGSGAMFYISDQVSEPTLYTPGMTTGCLTPAVAQSMADSLSGVAPAASFNTLSWTQRTGIPGMGGGPSAMSADGSVILGKSDGTGYLYKSTDSGLTWTQITSAPSTSWAGLAVSKDGQTFYAGSTMAPVGLYKSTDAGATWTVIPGTTTQQWASIAMSDDGTRVVAADSGYGGHLWVSADSGATWAQKGSWPVGYWTSVASSSDGMKLVAAQFGYNLFTSTDGGLTWVNRHDPTFTSHNWQSVASSADGTKLIAADFSNGNIYLSTDSGVTWTPQSALGTGSWDMVTSSADGTKLAVAKQNGLVYVSKDAGATWVSQDSLGTGDWQGLASSADGSKLIVGIINSTRMYTGSWG